From a single Theropithecus gelada isolate Dixy chromosome 10, Tgel_1.0, whole genome shotgun sequence genomic region:
- the CASS4 gene encoding cas scaffolding protein family member 4 isoform X2, translating to MKGTGVVDGAPKALLARALYDNCPDCSDELAFSRGDILTILEQHVPESEGWWKCLLHGRQGLAPANRLQILTEVTADRPCPPFLRGLEEAPASSEETYQAIITLPRPTRASLPTLPSQVYDVPTQHRGPVVLKEPEKQQLYDIPASPKKAGLHPPAGQASGQGVPLISVTTLRKGGYSTLPSPQKSEWVYDTPVSPGKASVRNTPLPTFAEESRPHALPSSGSTFHSPPSGRARSLTPQLNTNVPMQKKLSLPEIPSYGFLVPRDTFPLDEDVSYKVPSSFLIPRVEQQNTKPNIYDIPKAISSVSQAGKELAKAKEVSENSTGHNSSWFSRRTASRSPELDRLSGSSSDSRASIVSSCSTTSTDSSSSSSSEESAKELSLDLDVAKETVMSLQHKVVSSVAGLMLFVSRKWRFRDYLEANIDAIHRSTEHIEESVREFLDFARGVHGTACNLTDSNLQNRIRDQMQTISNSYRILLETKESLDNRNWPLEVLVTDNVQNSPDDLERFVMVARMLPEDIKRFASIVIANGRLLFKQNCEKEETVQLTPNAEFKCDKCIQPPQRETESHQKSTPSTKQREDEHSSELLKKNRANICQQNPGPLTPQPSSQQTPEREHRLSEHCRLYFGALFKAISAFHGSLSSSQPTEIITQSKLVITVGQKLVDTLCTETQERDVRNEILRGSSHLCSLLKDVALATKNAVLTYPSPAALGHLQAEAEKLERHTRQFRGTLG from the exons GCACTCCTGGCCAGGGCGCTTTATGACAACTGCCCTGACTGCTCTGATGAGCTGGCTTTCAGCAGAGGGGACATCCTGACCATTCTGGAGCAACACGTACCAGAAAGCGAGGGTTGGTGGAAGTGTTTGCTCCACGGAAGGCAAGGTCTGGCCCCTGCCAACCGCCTCCAAATCCTCACGGAGGTCACTGCAGACAGGCCATGCCCCCCATTCCTGAGAGGCCTGGAAGAAGCTCCTgccagctcagaggagacctATCAG GCCATCATCACGCTTCCCAGACCTACCCGGGCCTCACTGCCGACTCTGCCTTCCCAGGTGTACGATGTGCCTACCCAGCACCGGGGCCCCGTGGTCCTGAAG GAgccagagaagcagcagctatACGACATACCAGCTAGCCCCAAGAAGGCAGGACTCCATCCCCCAGCCGGCCAAGCAAGC GGGCAGGGTGTTCCCCTGATATCAGTGACTACCTTAAGAAAAGGCGGCTACAGCACATTACCAAGTCCTCAGAAATCGGAATGGGTTTATGACACTCCAGTGTCTCCAGGAAAGGCCAGCGTCAGAAACACGCCTCTCCCCACCTTTGCAGAAGAATCAAGGCCCCACGCTCTCCCCAGTTCCGGCTCCACTTTCCACAGTCctccaagtggcagagccaggtccCTCACTCCACAACTGAATACCAATGTGCCCATGCAGAAAAAACTCAGTCTTCCAGAAATTCCTTCTTATGGCTTTCTTGTACCCAGAGACACATTTCCTTTGGATGAAGATGTCAGCTACAAGGTTCCTTCAAGCTTTCTGATTCCCCGAGTGGAACAGCAGAACACCAAGCCCAATATTTATGACATCCCTAAAGCAATATCGAGTGTTTCTCAGGCTGGGAAGGAGCTGGCGAAAGCCAAGGAGGTGTCAGAGAATTCCACGGGCCATAATTCCTCATGGTTCTCCAGACGGACAGCTTCCCGATCTCCTGAACTGGACAGATTATCAGGTTCCAGTTCTGACAGCAGAGCCAGCATCGTTTCTTCGTGCTCCACCACATCCACCGACTCCTCCTCCAGCTCTTCCTCGGAGGAGTCAGCAAAGGAGCTCTCCTTGGACCTGGATGTGGCCAAGGAGACAGTGATGTCTCTGCAGCACAAGGTGGTCAGCTCTGTTGCTGGCCTGATGCTCTTTGTCAGCAGGAAGTGGAGATTCCGAGACTATCTGGAGGCCAACATTGATGCAATCCACAGGTCCACTGAGCACATAGAAGAATCTGTAAGAGAATTTCTGGATTTTGCCCGAGGAGTCCATGGGACTGCCTGTAACCTCACTGACAGTAACCTTCAGAACAGAATTCGGGACCAGATGCAGACAATCTCTAACTCCTACCGCATCCTGCTTGAAACAAAGGAAAGCTTGGATAATCGCAATTGGCCTCTGGAAGTTCTTGTGACTGACAATGTCCAGAACAGCCCAGATGACCTTGAGAGGTTTGTCATGGTGGCACGGATGCTTCCAGAAGACATCAAGAGGTTTGCCTCCATTGTCATTGCCAATGGAAGGCTCCTTTTTAAGCAGAACTGTGAAAAGGAAGAGACCGTGCAATTGACCCCAAATGCAGAATTTAAGTGTGACAAATGCATCCAGCCTCCCCAAAGAGAAACTGAATCACACCAAAAGAGTACCCCTTCCACTAAGCAAAGGGAAGATGAACACTCTTCTgaactgttaaagaaaaatagagcaaATATCTGTCAACAG AATCCTGGCCCTCTTACACCCCAGCCTTCGAGTCAACAGACTCCTGAGAGGGAACACCGCCTCTCTGAACACTGCCGGCTCTACTTTGGGGCGCTCTTCAAAGCCATCAGTGCATTTCATGGCAGCCTCAGCAGCAGCCAGCCTACGGAGATCATCACTCAGAGCAAGCTGGTCATCACGGTGGGCCAGAAGCTGGTGGACACGCTGTGCACGGAGACCCAGGAGAGGGACGTGCGCAACGAGATCCTCCGCGGCAGCAGTCACCTCTGCAGCCTGCTCAAGGACGTAGCGCTGGCCACTAAGAATGCCGTGCTCACCTACCCCAGCCCTGCCGCGCTGGGGCACCTCCAGGCGGAGGCTGAGAAGCTGGAGCGACACACGCGGCAGTTCAGAGGGACATTGGGATGA
- the CASS4 gene encoding cas scaffolding protein family member 4 isoform X3: MKGTGVVDGAPKALLARALYDNCPDCSDELAFSRGDILTILEQHVPESEGWWKCLLHGRQGLAPANRLQILTEVTADRPCPPFLRGLEEAPASSEETYQVPTLPCPPTPGPVYEHMRSWVEGPQPPSAQVYEFPDPPTSARIICEKTLSFPKQAIITLPRPTRASLPTLPSQVYDVPTQHRGPVVLKEPEKQQLYDIPASPKKAGLHPPAGQASNPGPLTPQPSSQQTPEREHRLSEHCRLYFGALFKAISAFHGSLSSSQPTEIITQSKLVITVGQKLVDTLCTETQERDVRNEILRGSSHLCSLLKDVALATKNAVLTYPSPAALGHLQAEAEKLERHTRQFRGTLG, encoded by the exons GCACTCCTGGCCAGGGCGCTTTATGACAACTGCCCTGACTGCTCTGATGAGCTGGCTTTCAGCAGAGGGGACATCCTGACCATTCTGGAGCAACACGTACCAGAAAGCGAGGGTTGGTGGAAGTGTTTGCTCCACGGAAGGCAAGGTCTGGCCCCTGCCAACCGCCTCCAAATCCTCACGGAGGTCACTGCAGACAGGCCATGCCCCCCATTCCTGAGAGGCCTGGAAGAAGCTCCTgccagctcagaggagacctATCAGGTGCCCACTCTACCCTGCCCTCCCACTCCAGGCCCCGTTTATGAGCACATGAGGAGTTGGGTGGAGGGGCCCCAGCCCCCTTCTGCCCAAGTCTATGAATTCCCCGACCCTCCCACCAGTGCCAGAATCATCTGTGAAAAGACTCTCAGCTTTCCAAAACAG GCCATCATCACGCTTCCCAGACCTACCCGGGCCTCACTGCCGACTCTGCCTTCCCAGGTGTACGATGTGCCTACCCAGCACCGGGGCCCCGTGGTCCTGAAG GAgccagagaagcagcagctatACGACATACCAGCTAGCCCCAAGAAGGCAGGACTCCATCCCCCAGCCGGCCAAGCAAGC AATCCTGGCCCTCTTACACCCCAGCCTTCGAGTCAACAGACTCCTGAGAGGGAACACCGCCTCTCTGAACACTGCCGGCTCTACTTTGGGGCGCTCTTCAAAGCCATCAGTGCATTTCATGGCAGCCTCAGCAGCAGCCAGCCTACGGAGATCATCACTCAGAGCAAGCTGGTCATCACGGTGGGCCAGAAGCTGGTGGACACGCTGTGCACGGAGACCCAGGAGAGGGACGTGCGCAACGAGATCCTCCGCGGCAGCAGTCACCTCTGCAGCCTGCTCAAGGACGTAGCGCTGGCCACTAAGAATGCCGTGCTCACCTACCCCAGCCCTGCCGCGCTGGGGCACCTCCAGGCGGAGGCTGAGAAGCTGGAGCGACACACGCGGCAGTTCAGAGGGACATTGGGATGA
- the CASS4 gene encoding cas scaffolding protein family member 4 isoform X1 has protein sequence MKGTGVVDGAPKALLARALYDNCPDCSDELAFSRGDILTILEQHVPESEGWWKCLLHGRQGLAPANRLQILTEVTADRPCPPFLRGLEEAPASSEETYQVPTLPCPPTPGPVYEHMRSWVEGPQPPSAQVYEFPDPPTSARIICEKTLSFPKQAIITLPRPTRASLPTLPSQVYDVPTQHRGPVVLKEPEKQQLYDIPASPKKAGLHPPAGQASGQGVPLISVTTLRKGGYSTLPSPQKSEWVYDTPVSPGKASVRNTPLPTFAEESRPHALPSSGSTFHSPPSGRARSLTPQLNTNVPMQKKLSLPEIPSYGFLVPRDTFPLDEDVSYKVPSSFLIPRVEQQNTKPNIYDIPKAISSVSQAGKELAKAKEVSENSTGHNSSWFSRRTASRSPELDRLSGSSSDSRASIVSSCSTTSTDSSSSSSSEESAKELSLDLDVAKETVMSLQHKVVSSVAGLMLFVSRKWRFRDYLEANIDAIHRSTEHIEESVREFLDFARGVHGTACNLTDSNLQNRIRDQMQTISNSYRILLETKESLDNRNWPLEVLVTDNVQNSPDDLERFVMVARMLPEDIKRFASIVIANGRLLFKQNCEKEETVQLTPNAEFKCDKCIQPPQRETESHQKSTPSTKQREDEHSSELLKKNRANICQQNPGPLTPQPSSQQTPEREHRLSEHCRLYFGALFKAISAFHGSLSSSQPTEIITQSKLVITVGQKLVDTLCTETQERDVRNEILRGSSHLCSLLKDVALATKNAVLTYPSPAALGHLQAEAEKLERHTRQFRGTLG, from the exons GCACTCCTGGCCAGGGCGCTTTATGACAACTGCCCTGACTGCTCTGATGAGCTGGCTTTCAGCAGAGGGGACATCCTGACCATTCTGGAGCAACACGTACCAGAAAGCGAGGGTTGGTGGAAGTGTTTGCTCCACGGAAGGCAAGGTCTGGCCCCTGCCAACCGCCTCCAAATCCTCACGGAGGTCACTGCAGACAGGCCATGCCCCCCATTCCTGAGAGGCCTGGAAGAAGCTCCTgccagctcagaggagacctATCAGGTGCCCACTCTACCCTGCCCTCCCACTCCAGGCCCCGTTTATGAGCACATGAGGAGTTGGGTGGAGGGGCCCCAGCCCCCTTCTGCCCAAGTCTATGAATTCCCCGACCCTCCCACCAGTGCCAGAATCATCTGTGAAAAGACTCTCAGCTTTCCAAAACAG GCCATCATCACGCTTCCCAGACCTACCCGGGCCTCACTGCCGACTCTGCCTTCCCAGGTGTACGATGTGCCTACCCAGCACCGGGGCCCCGTGGTCCTGAAG GAgccagagaagcagcagctatACGACATACCAGCTAGCCCCAAGAAGGCAGGACTCCATCCCCCAGCCGGCCAAGCAAGC GGGCAGGGTGTTCCCCTGATATCAGTGACTACCTTAAGAAAAGGCGGCTACAGCACATTACCAAGTCCTCAGAAATCGGAATGGGTTTATGACACTCCAGTGTCTCCAGGAAAGGCCAGCGTCAGAAACACGCCTCTCCCCACCTTTGCAGAAGAATCAAGGCCCCACGCTCTCCCCAGTTCCGGCTCCACTTTCCACAGTCctccaagtggcagagccaggtccCTCACTCCACAACTGAATACCAATGTGCCCATGCAGAAAAAACTCAGTCTTCCAGAAATTCCTTCTTATGGCTTTCTTGTACCCAGAGACACATTTCCTTTGGATGAAGATGTCAGCTACAAGGTTCCTTCAAGCTTTCTGATTCCCCGAGTGGAACAGCAGAACACCAAGCCCAATATTTATGACATCCCTAAAGCAATATCGAGTGTTTCTCAGGCTGGGAAGGAGCTGGCGAAAGCCAAGGAGGTGTCAGAGAATTCCACGGGCCATAATTCCTCATGGTTCTCCAGACGGACAGCTTCCCGATCTCCTGAACTGGACAGATTATCAGGTTCCAGTTCTGACAGCAGAGCCAGCATCGTTTCTTCGTGCTCCACCACATCCACCGACTCCTCCTCCAGCTCTTCCTCGGAGGAGTCAGCAAAGGAGCTCTCCTTGGACCTGGATGTGGCCAAGGAGACAGTGATGTCTCTGCAGCACAAGGTGGTCAGCTCTGTTGCTGGCCTGATGCTCTTTGTCAGCAGGAAGTGGAGATTCCGAGACTATCTGGAGGCCAACATTGATGCAATCCACAGGTCCACTGAGCACATAGAAGAATCTGTAAGAGAATTTCTGGATTTTGCCCGAGGAGTCCATGGGACTGCCTGTAACCTCACTGACAGTAACCTTCAGAACAGAATTCGGGACCAGATGCAGACAATCTCTAACTCCTACCGCATCCTGCTTGAAACAAAGGAAAGCTTGGATAATCGCAATTGGCCTCTGGAAGTTCTTGTGACTGACAATGTCCAGAACAGCCCAGATGACCTTGAGAGGTTTGTCATGGTGGCACGGATGCTTCCAGAAGACATCAAGAGGTTTGCCTCCATTGTCATTGCCAATGGAAGGCTCCTTTTTAAGCAGAACTGTGAAAAGGAAGAGACCGTGCAATTGACCCCAAATGCAGAATTTAAGTGTGACAAATGCATCCAGCCTCCCCAAAGAGAAACTGAATCACACCAAAAGAGTACCCCTTCCACTAAGCAAAGGGAAGATGAACACTCTTCTgaactgttaaagaaaaatagagcaaATATCTGTCAACAG AATCCTGGCCCTCTTACACCCCAGCCTTCGAGTCAACAGACTCCTGAGAGGGAACACCGCCTCTCTGAACACTGCCGGCTCTACTTTGGGGCGCTCTTCAAAGCCATCAGTGCATTTCATGGCAGCCTCAGCAGCAGCCAGCCTACGGAGATCATCACTCAGAGCAAGCTGGTCATCACGGTGGGCCAGAAGCTGGTGGACACGCTGTGCACGGAGACCCAGGAGAGGGACGTGCGCAACGAGATCCTCCGCGGCAGCAGTCACCTCTGCAGCCTGCTCAAGGACGTAGCGCTGGCCACTAAGAATGCCGTGCTCACCTACCCCAGCCCTGCCGCGCTGGGGCACCTCCAGGCGGAGGCTGAGAAGCTGGAGCGACACACGCGGCAGTTCAGAGGGACATTGGGATGA